One segment of Rhodopirellula baltica SH 1 DNA contains the following:
- a CDS encoding anti-sigma factor, whose translation MNDPKRSLDNKSNPSNSNSNDTGQASGDRTLSMAIPTEKQSRSDQGFDPDNVTLREMPVDRDDEQLVAYLDGELSGKERAELEDRLIDEESLRLRLQGLQRGWDMLDVLPTPVADERSVQTTLEMVVRDLTRASMGTEPAASVNGSVSLDALPQQRRRKWLRRVGVFGVLALIVSALVTWRWQAMAREQQLADLPIAIDHQAYASTDDLDLIRELEQSPDWMTLASRSATEDLERLVDQYGGTDELLDAISELDDEQRATAYRRWDTFNNLSPQARETTRKRAKRVAETEDSQKLLATMRAYSRWKEQLSRDTLASIESQTGESRRLAIEEGVRETMNVIGRVTAKGLSDETIERIAFTMRQIVEERVEDEEPAAMRMMEWFRRYGRGETDELTAYHFIAHSIVGDSRRRHNSRDRRRGPESPPLSLSELHKIEIMLPQDDLELLRTVSANAWFRSMVIRDWAEEALRRRGRPDAELKTLQQAYQEASADQKEVLDLLPPGEVRDRLLRP comes from the coding sequence ATGAATGATCCGAAACGTTCGCTTGACAACAAATCCAATCCATCCAATTCAAATTCCAACGACACCGGTCAAGCATCGGGTGACAGAACCCTTTCGATGGCAATCCCAACCGAAAAACAATCGCGATCCGATCAGGGCTTTGATCCCGACAATGTGACGCTGCGCGAGATGCCAGTCGATCGTGATGATGAGCAACTGGTGGCGTATCTGGATGGTGAGCTGTCAGGCAAAGAACGAGCTGAGCTCGAAGATCGTTTGATTGATGAAGAGTCGCTACGCCTTCGTTTGCAGGGGCTGCAACGAGGGTGGGATATGTTGGACGTGCTTCCGACACCCGTCGCCGATGAGCGTTCGGTTCAAACGACGTTGGAAATGGTGGTCCGTGATCTCACGCGTGCCTCGATGGGGACCGAACCGGCCGCATCCGTCAATGGCAGCGTCAGCCTGGATGCCCTGCCCCAACAACGCAGACGAAAATGGCTGCGACGCGTGGGGGTCTTCGGTGTTCTCGCTTTGATTGTCTCCGCGTTGGTGACGTGGCGTTGGCAAGCGATGGCTCGCGAGCAACAACTCGCCGACCTTCCAATCGCGATTGACCACCAAGCTTATGCCAGTACCGACGACTTGGATCTGATTCGAGAACTCGAGCAGTCACCCGATTGGATGACTCTCGCCAGTCGTTCGGCAACGGAAGATTTGGAGCGTTTGGTCGACCAGTACGGTGGGACCGACGAATTGCTCGACGCCATTTCGGAACTGGACGACGAACAGCGTGCAACCGCGTACCGTCGCTGGGACACGTTCAATAACTTGTCGCCTCAAGCACGCGAGACAACTCGCAAACGAGCCAAACGAGTGGCTGAAACCGAGGACTCGCAGAAACTGTTGGCGACAATGCGAGCCTATTCGCGTTGGAAGGAACAACTCAGCCGCGACACGCTCGCGTCGATCGAAAGTCAAACCGGCGAATCGCGGCGGCTGGCAATTGAAGAGGGCGTTCGTGAAACGATGAACGTCATCGGGCGAGTGACGGCGAAGGGATTGAGTGATGAAACGATCGAGCGGATCGCTTTCACCATGCGGCAAATCGTTGAAGAACGTGTTGAGGACGAAGAACCCGCCGCCATGAGAATGATGGAATGGTTCCGTCGCTACGGCCGTGGCGAGACCGATGAGTTGACCGCCTATCATTTCATCGCGCATTCGATCGTTGGTGATTCGCGACGACGTCATAATTCGAGAGACAGACGACGTGGCCCTGAATCACCACCGTTGTCGCTAAGTGAGTTGCACAAAATCGAAATCATGCTGCCACAGGATGATTTGGAGTTGCTGCGAACGGTTTCGGCCAACGCGTGGTTCCGATCAATGGTGATCCGTGATTGGGCCGAGGAAGCGTTGCGACGTCGTGGTCGGCCGGATGCCGAGTTGAAAACGTTGCAACAGGCCTACCAAGAGGCCTCGGCGGATCAAAAGGAAGTGTTGGACCTGCTGCCGCCGGGTGAAGTTCGCGATCGTCTGCTTCGTCCATAG
- the aroA gene encoding 3-phosphoshikimate 1-carboxyvinyltransferase, translating to MNSTTESPSDAIATVRVIPGGPVCGSIRPPGSKSLTNRALLMAAFGRGTSQLEGALVSEDTHVMTDSLRKIGVEIESHDAGRTLVVTGVQSAPESDSPYDLYIANSGTTVRFLTAALSALGGNYVLSGVPRMHERPIGDLVDALSPVVDGRIEAVSEGGCPPVHIQTAGWAKHELSVAGSVSSQYLSGLMMAAPLASRRSNQPVTIRVVGELVSRPYVEMTADAMQVFGASVELQWPAAAQDDVLVQISGDYDAIGWSIEPDASAASYFWAAAAISGGDVTVNGLSRAATQGDVAFVDVLEMMGCQIEEGEDSIRVIATNLPGGQLRGVDVDMNAISDTVQTLAMVALFANSPTRVRGVAHNRFKETDRIGDLASELRKLGATIQEHDDGMTIHPLSEPAVSDESPVRLDTYHDHRMAMSFSLAGLRLGGIEIENPACTGKTYPNYWSDLEQLIGRAHHWTAE from the coding sequence ATGAACTCGACCACCGAATCACCGTCCGACGCGATCGCCACTGTCCGAGTCATTCCCGGTGGTCCAGTCTGCGGTTCTATTCGGCCTCCCGGTAGCAAGAGTCTGACCAATCGAGCCCTGTTGATGGCCGCCTTCGGTCGTGGCACCAGTCAGCTAGAAGGTGCCTTGGTCAGCGAAGACACCCATGTCATGACGGATTCGCTCCGTAAGATTGGTGTCGAAATCGAGTCGCATGATGCCGGACGAACCCTCGTGGTCACCGGCGTCCAGTCCGCACCGGAATCGGACTCGCCGTACGATTTGTACATCGCTAACAGCGGAACGACGGTCCGGTTTTTGACCGCCGCTTTGTCCGCTCTGGGTGGCAACTATGTTCTGTCGGGTGTCCCCCGCATGCACGAGCGTCCCATCGGAGATTTGGTGGACGCTCTTTCGCCAGTCGTTGATGGTCGCATCGAAGCGGTCTCCGAAGGCGGTTGTCCGCCCGTTCATATTCAAACGGCGGGGTGGGCGAAGCATGAGCTGAGCGTTGCCGGCAGTGTGAGCAGTCAATATCTGAGCGGTTTGATGATGGCCGCGCCGCTGGCCAGTCGTCGCTCGAACCAGCCCGTTACGATCCGAGTCGTCGGCGAATTGGTCTCGCGTCCCTACGTTGAGATGACCGCCGATGCGATGCAGGTCTTTGGTGCGTCTGTCGAATTGCAGTGGCCGGCGGCTGCTCAGGACGATGTTCTGGTTCAAATCTCTGGCGACTACGACGCGATTGGTTGGTCAATTGAACCCGATGCTTCGGCAGCCAGTTATTTCTGGGCGGCCGCGGCAATCTCCGGCGGCGATGTCACCGTGAACGGGCTGAGTCGAGCAGCAACTCAGGGCGACGTCGCATTTGTCGATGTCTTGGAAATGATGGGTTGCCAAATCGAAGAAGGTGAAGATTCGATCCGCGTGATCGCAACGAATTTGCCCGGCGGCCAGCTTCGCGGTGTCGATGTCGACATGAATGCGATCAGCGACACGGTTCAAACGTTGGCGATGGTGGCGTTGTTCGCTAATTCGCCAACGCGCGTTCGTGGCGTCGCTCACAATCGGTTCAAAGAGACTGACCGGATTGGCGATCTGGCCAGCGAGCTTCGAAAGCTTGGGGCGACGATCCAGGAACATGACGACGGGATGACGATTCATCCGTTGAGTGAACCCGCTGTCAGCGACGAAAGTCCGGTACGCTTGGATACTTACCACGACCACCGAATGGCGATGAGCTTTTCGTTGGCGGGGCTGCGACTTGGCGGGATCGAGATCGAAAACCCCGCCTGCACCGGCAAGACCTATCCGAATTATTGGTCGGATTTGGAGCAGTTGATCGGCCGGGCACACCACTGGACGGCGGAATAA
- a CDS encoding IS110 family RNA-guided transposase, with product MNREATTISVNEATLSRTGYQRVIGVDVAKDKLDLCDSHGKITGSINNDLDHIHKHLLDHIDPASRTLIICESTASYHLLMMDAAHDNSVDVAVVNARQVRDFAKGQGRLEKTDQIDAGVLCQFGQDVKVHLTAPRTAQQKHHTALVNRREALLKMRGQERMRLEHTHDAEAIKFLEEMLENIQKQLKSVEKRLHEILKELAKEDPKVDILLSHTGVGKVTASVLLTRLPELGTLNRKQVAKLVGVSPIANQSGRKDGKRPIRGGRQDVRNAMYMAANSARRHDPATKAFYERLRRQGKPFKVAMVACMRKMLSTLNQMVRNEETFDATKYASMAEVQSCC from the coding sequence ATGAATCGCGAAGCAACAACCATCAGCGTCAACGAAGCAACTCTTTCGAGAACCGGCTACCAGCGGGTCATTGGCGTCGACGTCGCCAAAGACAAACTCGACCTGTGTGACTCGCACGGGAAGATCACCGGCTCGATCAACAATGACCTCGATCACATCCACAAGCATTTGCTCGATCACATTGATCCAGCCTCTCGCACTTTGATCATTTGCGAATCGACAGCAAGTTACCACTTACTGATGATGGACGCCGCTCACGACAATTCGGTCGACGTCGCGGTGGTCAACGCGCGACAGGTCCGAGACTTTGCCAAAGGTCAGGGCCGGCTGGAGAAAACGGACCAGATCGATGCAGGTGTGCTCTGCCAATTCGGTCAGGATGTCAAAGTTCATCTGACGGCTCCTCGCACTGCTCAGCAGAAGCACCATACCGCCTTGGTCAATCGACGTGAGGCATTGCTGAAGATGCGTGGCCAGGAGCGGATGCGGTTGGAACACACCCATGACGCCGAGGCAATCAAGTTCCTTGAAGAGATGTTGGAAAACATCCAAAAGCAGCTCAAAAGCGTTGAAAAACGCCTCCATGAGATTCTCAAGGAGCTTGCCAAAGAGGATCCCAAGGTCGATATCCTGCTCAGTCACACCGGTGTCGGCAAAGTCACCGCGAGCGTGCTGCTCACTCGGTTGCCTGAATTGGGAACGCTGAACCGAAAGCAGGTGGCCAAGCTTGTTGGCGTCAGTCCGATTGCCAACCAGAGTGGCAGGAAGGATGGCAAGCGTCCGATTCGCGGCGGACGACAAGACGTACGCAACGCGATGTACATGGCGGCTAATTCGGCACGCAGACACGACCCGGCGACCAAGGCGTTTTACGAACGGCTTCGCCGCCAAGGCAAGCCCTTCAAGGTGGCGATGGTCGCTTGCATGCGGAAGATGCTTTCGACGCTCAATCAAATGGTTCGCAACGAAGAAACCTTTGACGCAACGAAGTACGCCTCCATGGCCGAGGTGCAATCCTGTTGCTAA
- a CDS encoding ParA family protein, which yields MAKILSVVNQKGGVGKTTTSVNLSAALAMSGKKTLLVDIDPQCNATSALGQSPAAHHGLTGTDSLPDSIVETDVPHLGLLPGSRSFHDADVLAETGDRSTARVRKHLDSVMSEYEYILIDCPPSAGAMTETALTASTEVLIPIQCEYFAMVGVTQLIGTIKKVITATDGRLTFGGILLTMYDESLELTREVDEEVRDFFGDIVFESVVPRDVALCEAPSHGQTVFQYAPRSRGAFAYTQLCMEVLQRD from the coding sequence GTGGCGAAAATCTTGTCAGTCGTGAACCAGAAAGGAGGCGTTGGGAAGACCACCACATCGGTCAACCTTTCCGCCGCCCTGGCCATGTCTGGCAAGAAAACCTTGTTGGTCGACATCGACCCACAATGCAACGCCACGTCGGCTTTGGGCCAATCGCCCGCCGCACATCACGGATTGACGGGAACCGACTCGCTTCCTGATTCGATCGTCGAAACCGATGTGCCGCATCTTGGGTTGTTGCCCGGTAGTCGTTCTTTCCATGACGCAGACGTGCTTGCAGAAACCGGCGATCGTTCGACCGCTCGGGTCCGCAAGCATCTCGATAGCGTGATGAGCGAGTACGAATACATCTTGATCGATTGCCCGCCCAGTGCGGGAGCCATGACGGAAACGGCGCTCACTGCCAGCACCGAAGTGTTGATTCCGATCCAGTGCGAGTACTTCGCGATGGTCGGCGTCACACAACTGATTGGAACGATCAAGAAAGTCATCACCGCCACCGATGGTCGTCTGACCTTTGGCGGCATCCTGCTGACGATGTACGACGAATCTCTTGAATTGACCCGTGAAGTCGACGAAGAGGTCCGTGACTTCTTTGGCGACATCGTTTTCGAAAGTGTCGTGCCCCGGGACGTCGCGTTGTGCGAAGCCCCCAGCCACGGCCAAACCGTTTTCCAGTACGCCCCGCGAAGTCGCGGCGCGTTCGCTTATACCCAACTGTGCATGGAGGTACTGCAACGTGACTAA
- a CDS encoding ParB/RepB/Spo0J family partition protein: protein MTNATTNPTNTSKAPAGKDRRLGKGLAALLGEPMDDIVPPGETNNAPKPGVQSLELPIDSVEANPFQPRREFNPDEIASLAESIKNHQQLQPILVRIVDGRYQLISGERRLRATIHAGLKTIRAEVREADDRLVAELAIIENLQRKDLNAIEKAMSFKRYIDEHKCKQDDLARRLSIDRSTIANLMRLLELPQPIVEMVTSGELTAGHARALLPIGEVEVQVATAKKILEEGWSVRKTETGVAELLRAEEDSDTGLKVTNVSRQKRKPVPPHIEAMQQEMRMVFGTKVEIKASARSRGKITIHFSDAEEFERIRGLLGGVNRPQLRVAG, encoded by the coding sequence GTGACTAACGCGACAACCAATCCAACGAACACCAGTAAAGCACCCGCTGGCAAAGACCGCCGTCTTGGAAAAGGCTTGGCGGCATTGTTGGGTGAGCCCATGGACGACATCGTTCCACCCGGCGAAACCAACAACGCTCCTAAACCAGGCGTTCAGTCGCTCGAGTTGCCGATTGATTCGGTCGAAGCCAACCCGTTTCAGCCGCGTCGTGAATTCAATCCCGACGAGATCGCTTCGCTGGCCGAATCGATCAAGAACCATCAGCAGTTGCAGCCGATCTTGGTTCGCATCGTTGACGGTCGCTACCAACTGATCAGCGGCGAACGTCGCTTGCGTGCGACCATCCACGCGGGTTTGAAAACCATCCGCGCCGAAGTTCGCGAAGCCGACGATCGCTTGGTCGCTGAGCTGGCGATCATCGAGAACTTGCAACGCAAGGACTTGAACGCGATCGAAAAAGCGATGTCGTTCAAACGCTACATCGATGAGCACAAGTGCAAACAAGATGACCTGGCTCGCCGCTTGAGCATCGACCGAAGCACGATTGCCAACCTCATGCGTTTGTTGGAGCTGCCTCAGCCAATCGTTGAGATGGTCACCAGCGGCGAATTGACCGCCGGACACGCTCGAGCTCTCTTGCCGATCGGCGAAGTCGAAGTGCAGGTCGCGACGGCCAAGAAGATTTTGGAAGAAGGTTGGAGCGTTCGCAAAACCGAGACCGGTGTTGCTGAATTGCTGCGTGCAGAAGAAGACAGCGACACCGGGTTGAAAGTCACCAACGTCTCTCGCCAGAAACGCAAGCCCGTTCCTCCGCACATCGAAGCGATGCAGCAAGAGATGCGGATGGTGTTCGGCACCAAGGTCGAGATCAAAGCCTCGGCTCGCAGCCGCGGGAAGATCACCATTCACTTCAGCGACGCAGAGGAGTTCGAACGCATTCGCGGCTTGCTCGGCGGCGTCAATCGCCCTCAGCTTCGCGTCGCGGGCTGA
- a CDS encoding protein kinase domain-containing protein gives MPPSDVLMSSLIETIEVDAALANRLAEMPADSQTLTLSLDAIANGGSTAGVLQHPSWARNPHLLTPLQSTGADDSEDELSETIEVSGSVGPVEGSSPAGGNLLSNDPIDGQSALASCEGFLPPRRIAMLSSDPTKADCVSLKDVEYRLIGTLGSGGTGIVYQAHQRAIDREVAIKVLRRELATDASSRGRFLAEARVIGALDHPNVIALHDLCIDDEGQLFYSMKRVDGASWDQQIDTLSLEKNLNILLRVADAIRYAHSRGLVHRDLKPENVMLGRFGEVLVADWGLALSKSSLTPSSAVPSTDSHHAIGGTPAYMAPELAAGDLFGITYATDIYLLGAILFRVVTGFPPHHGKSLLACIRAAANNKIEPIPENLGDTELELIQIAHKAMATEPLDRFTSVEELIEAIEGHRSHEASDRLVRRAKRRLAELDELDAVEDPNKEKGSSGLRADRYERFAAVDALLREAIEIWPDNRRAIDTLRSTQLEFARTATAQGDLDLALVLYESAGQSNSEAAARVRKQRDRRERVRESQAKYSTLFTHSPDAGLLIRWSDGVVMEANTACLELLGYEKEEVVGEKMTSLTIWACPMAREKFIDQLAREGQIDNFETQFVPKQTKLENPICDDHPVDRSEVKGLIDVLISSRTVQLAGEEMLLSTVRDISARKAAEHDLEYSRRRLRDLQRLAGLGSWSFTLQSQAIHWSEEAFRVTGRDVRRGSPNYNEFVASIHPDDRESLQIAIERSVTQGTSYQLKFRYRDDQGKYRKLFTRGNPVFDADDNVIEIYGILQHVAAGGG, from the coding sequence ATGCCCCCTTCGGACGTGTTGATGTCCAGCCTGATTGAAACAATTGAAGTCGACGCCGCTCTGGCAAACCGTTTGGCAGAGATGCCTGCCGACTCGCAGACCCTCACGCTTTCCCTCGATGCAATCGCAAACGGTGGTTCGACCGCGGGTGTGTTGCAGCATCCTAGCTGGGCTCGGAATCCGCATCTCCTGACGCCACTGCAGTCGACCGGTGCTGATGATTCTGAGGATGAGTTGTCAGAAACCATCGAGGTCTCCGGCAGCGTCGGACCTGTCGAAGGATCCTCGCCGGCTGGTGGGAATCTCTTGTCGAACGATCCGATCGATGGCCAGTCGGCGCTTGCAAGTTGCGAAGGCTTCTTGCCGCCTCGTCGGATTGCGATGTTGAGCTCGGACCCGACCAAGGCTGACTGCGTGTCGTTGAAGGATGTCGAGTATCGATTGATCGGAACGCTGGGAAGTGGTGGTACCGGGATCGTCTATCAAGCTCACCAACGCGCAATCGATCGCGAGGTTGCTATCAAGGTGCTCCGGCGTGAACTGGCGACCGACGCTTCTTCGCGAGGAAGGTTCTTGGCAGAGGCCCGCGTGATTGGTGCGTTGGATCACCCCAACGTGATCGCCCTGCATGATCTGTGCATTGATGACGAAGGTCAGCTGTTCTATTCGATGAAGCGTGTCGATGGAGCGAGTTGGGACCAGCAAATAGATACGCTTTCTTTGGAAAAAAACCTCAACATCTTGCTGCGAGTTGCCGATGCGATTCGTTACGCCCATTCGCGAGGACTCGTCCATCGCGATTTGAAGCCCGAGAACGTGATGCTTGGTCGCTTCGGCGAAGTCTTGGTGGCCGACTGGGGGCTGGCGCTCAGCAAGTCCTCGCTGACGCCATCGTCCGCGGTGCCCAGCACCGATTCGCATCACGCGATTGGTGGCACACCGGCCTACATGGCACCGGAACTGGCAGCGGGTGATCTGTTTGGCATCACCTACGCCACCGACATCTATCTGCTCGGCGCGATCCTCTTTCGTGTGGTCACGGGTTTCCCGCCACACCACGGCAAGAGCCTGCTGGCTTGCATTCGCGCGGCGGCGAACAACAAGATCGAACCCATTCCAGAGAACCTCGGCGACACCGAGTTGGAACTGATTCAAATCGCACACAAGGCGATGGCGACCGAGCCGCTCGACCGATTCACTTCGGTGGAGGAATTGATCGAAGCGATCGAGGGGCACCGTTCGCACGAAGCCAGTGATCGATTGGTGCGTCGCGCGAAACGTCGTTTGGCTGAACTGGACGAACTGGATGCGGTTGAAGATCCCAACAAGGAAAAGGGCTCGTCTGGTTTGCGAGCCGATCGCTACGAGCGTTTCGCGGCCGTCGATGCCCTGCTTCGTGAAGCGATCGAGATTTGGCCGGACAACCGACGAGCGATCGACACGCTACGCAGCACTCAACTGGAATTCGCTCGCACCGCCACCGCTCAAGGTGACTTGGATTTAGCGTTGGTGTTGTACGAGTCCGCCGGGCAATCCAACAGCGAAGCGGCGGCACGGGTTCGCAAGCAACGTGATCGCCGAGAACGGGTTCGTGAGAGCCAAGCGAAGTACTCGACCTTGTTCACTCATTCGCCCGATGCCGGTCTGCTGATTCGGTGGTCCGACGGCGTGGTGATGGAAGCCAACACGGCGTGCTTGGAACTGTTGGGCTACGAAAAGGAAGAAGTGGTCGGCGAAAAGATGACGTCGCTGACGATTTGGGCGTGCCCGATGGCTCGTGAAAAGTTCATTGATCAACTGGCCCGCGAAGGTCAGATCGACAACTTCGAAACCCAGTTCGTTCCCAAGCAAACCAAGTTGGAAAACCCGATCTGCGACGATCACCCGGTGGATCGAAGCGAAGTCAAAGGCTTGATTGATGTTCTGATCAGCTCTCGGACGGTTCAATTGGCCGGCGAAGAGATGCTGTTGTCGACCGTTCGTGACATTTCTGCTCGCAAAGCCGCCGAGCATGATTTGGAATATTCACGCCGGCGGTTGCGAGACCTTCAGCGTTTGGCGGGGTTAGGTAGTTGGTCGTTCACCTTGCAATCGCAAGCGATCCATTGGTCAGAAGAAGCTTTTCGGGTGACCGGGCGAGATGTTCGTCGCGGGTCCCCGAATTACAACGAATTCGTCGCGTCGATTCACCCCGACGATCGCGAATCGCTTCAGATAGCCATCGAACGCAGCGTGACCCAAGGGACTTCGTATCAGTTGAAGTTTCGCTATCGTGACGACCAAGGCAAATATCGAAAGCTGTTCACGCGAGGGAATCCGGTCTTTGACGCGGATGACAACGTGATCGAGATTTACGGCATCTTGCAACATGTCGCGGCCGGCGGTGGCTGA
- a CDS encoding RNA polymerase sigma factor, translated as MRYTQSDPDVRLMLRVKEDDAGAFEELVRRYQARLVRLMQHLAPRGGLAEDLAQETFLRVYRARQSYTPGAKFSTWLFTIAGNVARNSKRTASRRHETSEVDSQRGADDSDDAPFLAVTAVDSSGLMPTRQVEGDERASIVRSAVASLNERQRMALILSRFENMSYVEIAETMGLSTKAVKSLLSRARVSLKEALTPYIESGQLGGTFDPAMSLPSIKIDHNSKQPTGEVVEEDPS; from the coding sequence TTGCGTTACACGCAATCTGATCCCGATGTGCGGTTGATGCTGCGCGTAAAAGAGGACGATGCGGGCGCGTTTGAGGAATTGGTTCGTCGTTACCAAGCAAGATTGGTTCGATTGATGCAACATTTGGCACCGCGAGGAGGACTGGCTGAGGACTTGGCTCAAGAAACATTTTTGCGTGTCTATCGGGCTCGCCAAAGTTACACGCCTGGCGCTAAGTTCTCGACTTGGTTGTTCACGATCGCGGGCAACGTTGCACGCAATTCAAAACGAACCGCATCGCGACGACATGAAACCAGCGAAGTGGATTCGCAACGCGGCGCGGATGACTCGGACGATGCTCCGTTTTTGGCGGTGACCGCGGTCGATAGCAGTGGATTGATGCCGACACGCCAAGTCGAGGGCGACGAACGAGCGTCGATCGTTCGTTCGGCGGTCGCGTCGTTGAACGAGCGTCAGCGGATGGCGCTGATCCTGTCTCGGTTTGAAAACATGAGCTACGTCGAAATCGCGGAAACGATGGGGCTCAGCACCAAGGCCGTGAAGTCGCTGCTCAGCCGTGCCCGTGTCAGTTTGAAAGAGGCTTTGACGCCGTACATCGAATCCGGACAACTCGGCGGAACGTTCGACCCAGCGATGTCGTTGCCGTCGATCAAAATCGACCACAATTCCAAACAGCCCACCGGTGAAGTTGTCGAGGAGGATCCATCATGA
- a CDS encoding N-formylglutamate amidohydrolase: MTCDSGGDRIPESLREPLAHAGWRNTFAGVDAVISSPASRLSLPLVDRDAHFASRIIAEHAGCELIANPFRADLVDVGRSVHHRNLFAPAIRKLPAKIRKSILSEIRTPYRDAVRRRVSGMLLEFPYVVHLSIRTFAARSASGQWQRGDVGLLYDPGRADELDWCLDLSDELYFAMPDLRVRRNHPGRGTNDSLTKAMRKHFYDVHYLGVEVVLNRAWAARPVRRRREVLRVLANAIREVTPEATPQAA, from the coding sequence GTGACCTGCGACTCCGGAGGCGACCGGATCCCAGAATCACTGCGCGAGCCTTTGGCACATGCCGGGTGGAGGAATACCTTCGCAGGCGTCGATGCGGTCATCTCATCGCCGGCGTCCCGTCTGTCATTGCCGCTGGTCGATCGCGACGCCCATTTTGCTTCTCGGATCATTGCTGAGCACGCCGGGTGCGAATTGATAGCAAACCCCTTCCGGGCTGATTTGGTGGATGTCGGCCGATCGGTCCACCACCGCAATCTTTTTGCACCGGCGATTCGGAAGTTGCCAGCGAAGATTCGAAAATCAATTTTGTCGGAGATTCGCACCCCGTACCGGGATGCGGTCCGGCGCCGGGTGAGCGGCATGCTGCTGGAATTCCCGTATGTCGTTCATCTGTCCATTCGCACTTTCGCGGCTCGATCAGCGTCGGGGCAATGGCAGCGTGGCGACGTGGGGTTGCTCTACGATCCCGGGCGTGCCGATGAGCTGGATTGGTGCTTGGATCTATCCGACGAGCTGTATTTCGCGATGCCCGATCTTCGTGTCCGCCGAAATCATCCGGGCCGCGGGACGAATGATTCGCTCACGAAAGCGATGCGAAAGCACTTTTACGATGTGCATTACCTGGGCGTCGAAGTTGTACTGAATCGAGCATGGGCAGCTCGTCCGGTCCGTCGTCGACGCGAGGTCCTGCGAGTGCTCGCAAACGCGATTCGCGAAGTGACCCCCGAAGCGACACCCCAAGCCGCCTGA